A segment of the Leptotrichia massiliensis genome:
GTGGTAACAGGGCTTAAAATGTATCCAATGGATTACTACTGGATAACAAAAGATGTAGCAAAAGCTAATTAAGGAGAATTTATGTTGGAGATAAAAGATTTGACAATTCAGTATGGAGATAAGCTTCCAGTAGTTGAAAATTTTTCTCTTTCATTGAAAAAAGGTGAAATAATAACAATTGTGGGGGAAAGCGGTAGTGGAAAATCTACCGTTCTTTCTTCTATTTTGGGATTATTGCCAAACGGAGGGAAAATAATTTCGGGCGATATAATTTATAATGGGGAATCAATGCTCAATAAAAGCCTTAATCAATGGAGGGAACTGCGAGGGACTGAAATAACTATGATTTCACAGGATTCAGGAGGAACTCTTAATCCAATAAGAAAAATAGGAAAACAGTTTGTTGAATACATTCAGACACATTCCAGAATGTCAGCAAAAGAAGCTGAAGAAAAAGCAAAAGATATGTTTTCCAAAGTAAACTTGCCAGATCCTGAAATCATTATGAAAAGCTATCCACACCAGCTGTCAGGTGGAATGAAACAGCGTGTAGGAATAGCAATGGCACTTACTTTCCATCCAAAAATTATTCTGGCAGATGAGCCTACAAGTGCATTAGATGTTATAACGCAGGCTCAAATAGTGAAGGAAATAATGGGCCTCAGAAAAAAATTTGACACTTCTATCATAATGGTAACTCACAATCTGGGAGTCGCTGCATATATTTCGGATAAAATAATTGTTATGCAGAATGGAAAAATAGTTGATGCAGGTAATAAAAACGAAGTTATAGAAAATCCAAAAAGTGAATATACTAAAAAATTGCTTGAAGCTGTGCCTGAAATTGGAGGTGAAAGGCTTGTCTAATATTAATGATGTAATTCTTGAAACAAAAAACCTTACAAAAATTTATGAAAAATCAAATGATAAAAAAGTAGTGGCTTGTAATAAAGTGAATTTAAAAATTCATAAAGGAAAAACTTTGGGAATAGTTGGAGAATCAGGATCAGGAAAAACAACACTTGTAAATATGCTTATGGACTTGGAAAAGCCAACTTCTGGAGAGATTTTGTATCACGGAAGGGATATAAGCAAGTTTACAAAACAGGAAGTGTGGGAAAATAGACAAAATATCCAGATAGTCTTTCAAGATCCATGGTCAGCTTTTAATCCAAAAATGAACGTTATGCAAATCCTCACAGAGCCATTAATGAACTACGGAAGACTAAAAAGATCAGAAAGAAAGCAAAAAGCTATAGAACTTCTTAAAATGGTTGACTTGCCTGAAGAATTTGTAACAAAGTATCCTCAAAATATGAGCGGTGGGCAAAGGCAAAGGCTTGGAATCGCAAGAGCAATTTCGCTTGAACCTGAGATACTTATATGCGATGAGGCAACTTCTGCGCTTGATGTTTCCATTCAAAAAAATATAGTCGAACTTCTTGTAAGGCTGCAAAAAGAAAAGAACATAACAATGATTTTTATATGCCACGACATTGCACTAATAGAGTCTTTTGCACACGAAATCGTGGTAATGTATCACGGAGATGTGGTGGAAGTAATAGAAGGCGGACAAATTTCTGAAAAAGCAAAACATCCATATACAAAGTCGTTATTGAGCGCAATTTTTCCTGTACGTGGGGAAATGGTGGAAGTTAAGTAGGTTTTTGTGAAAAATTCTTTGTAAATTTTAATGATATAATTATAAAAAGAATCTACTTGTAATGAGGCAAACAAGGCGATATAAAAAATGTATGTAAAATAAAAATTTTGAAGAGCAGAAAAATACTGCTCTTTTTTGTTTTTATTTATTATAATACTAAACTCCATTTAAATAACGAAATTATTACAAACTTTTTTAATAAAGGATATAAATCTAATATTTTCAAATAATTAAAATATAATTTTCATTTTTTGAATAAAGTATAATATAAATAATCTGTCGGAGCATTTTTCTGAACTGGCAAAACTGTTTGAGCATAGCGAGTTTTTTGTCAGTACAGGAAAATGTCGTAGACTAGCCATAGGTTGTAGGATTTGCGGCAATGAGCAATCCTACGGAAATAAAAATAAAAAAATATTTATTAATCAAAATATCTAAAAAATTATTCCTATTTTTAAACGGGATTTAGTATAATATGCTATAATATTTGTGTATTTAATTTATACATTTACATATAGGAGGATTGAATTAATGAGAAATATGAAGTTTTTGTTATTATTTATTACTCAAATTTATTTATTTGGAACTTCTTTAGATTTTCCTTGCACGATGAATCTTACTCCTGAATGGATTTATAAGCCTAAATCTTATTCTGAGAAAAAAATAGAAATAGCTAAAATTAATTCAAAAATTTGTAAAAATTCAAAAGATATTAGCTTTTTTGGAGATTTTGAATTAGACTATATTGAACTAAAAAAGGAAACAAAAGTAGAAAGATTTATAGTTTTACCTTCAAAAATAGAAAAAGAATACGCGTATGTTCCATTATTAGATAGTCAGAAATTTGAAAAAGAACCATTATATGTAACTATATTTACTGGGAATCAAAAAAATAGGCTGTATAATCAAATGGAAAAAGAATACTCACTATTAGATATTCAACAAATGAAAAAAGAACCTTTATATACAACTAAATTTATTCAAAATAAAGAAATAAAATATGAAGTATATAATCAAATAGAAAAAAAGATAAAAGAAATAAATGATAAATTTAAAGCATTAGAAAGTTTTAATAAACTAGAAAATCAAGATGGTTCTTTTGTTTTATCTTATGTATTAAAACCAAGTTATTCTAATTTTGAATATATTGATTCAGAGTATTTAGTAGTTACTATGGAAAAATATTTTTATGTAATTGATTTAAAAAAGATTGAAATTGAACACGATAAAATAGATGAAGATATTTTAGAACTTTTAGAAATGATGAAGAGATTAAAATTTTTTTAAATAAGAAATTGGATTTTGAGCAACTTGGATTATAAAATAAAAGTATAGCATTTATGAAATAGTATAATTTATGAGCGAATTAACTATATAAGAACTTAATGTAATTTACAAAAAAATTTTGAGGAATATTTTGATAAATTATAAAAAAGGATTATAACATTTTGGTGTCAATAATCCTTTTGAATAAAATTCTGTTTTATTTTTTGAGTTTTAAATATAATAGCAGAGATGATAATTTTAACATCTCTATTAACTATAATTAATATTTCTTATTCTTCATTTAATCTAGCAAGAAAATGTTTAAATTGTTTTTCATCCCTATCCAATTTTCCGAAAAAAACTTCATCAATTTGCTCAACTAACGGAACAGCTTTTTGTAATACTTCTTCTCCTTTTTTGCTCAAAATAACTGCTTTTGCCCTTGTATCTTTTGAATGTTCTTTTCTTTTTACAAAATCATTTTTTTCTAATAAACTTAATATTTGAGATATTGTCATAACATCTATTCCTGCGAGTTTTGAAATCATAATTTGTGTGATTTCATTATCGTTTTGCGATAAATAAGCAAGTGAAGCTAAAACAACAAATTGAGGGTGTGTTAAGTTCATTTTCTTTAGTTCTTTTTTTATAATAGAATGCCATTTATTGTATACTCTCATAAATAACAATCCTGTTGATTTTTCCGAATTATCTTTATATTTTGATGTAAACAAGTACCAATCACCTTATCTTTCCAAGAAATTTTTTAGAATAAATATAGATTGAGGGACATCTGAAAAGACTTGGCTTAAAAATTCTAAATGTTTCTCATCTTCACTATCTAAAATTACAGTATGTTTTATATTTACGCTTCCATCATTGTTATCAATTATTTGATGACCAAAAAGAATATCTCCAAGCGGAGTTTCTGTTTTATCCCAAAATTCTTCAAAAGGTTTTACAAGGGTAAGCTTGTATTCCATAGGGGGCATTCCTTCAAGTTCCATAGTTCCATATGAACCTGTCTTAAATTCACCTTTTAATGTTATATTTTTTAAATCTTTTTCCCAATCATACCATTTTTCAATATTTGCATAGTATTCCCACGCATCTTCTTTTTTTGCTTTGATTTTTAAACTAAAACTAAATTCCATTATACTTCCTCCTTATTATTATATGTATACTTATTATAAAATATTTTATAATATTTGTCAATAAAGTTTTTGTATACTCCAATATCATATTAATAAATTATTTAAATTTGAAAAAAATATGCTTTTTTAGGGTTGACAAATATAAAAAAGAGAGTATACTAATAGTAAAGAATTATAGGTGTTTTACAAACTTA
Coding sequences within it:
- a CDS encoding ABC transporter ATP-binding protein — encoded protein: MLEIKDLTIQYGDKLPVVENFSLSLKKGEIITIVGESGSGKSTVLSSILGLLPNGGKIISGDIIYNGESMLNKSLNQWRELRGTEITMISQDSGGTLNPIRKIGKQFVEYIQTHSRMSAKEAEEKAKDMFSKVNLPDPEIIMKSYPHQLSGGMKQRVGIAMALTFHPKIILADEPTSALDVITQAQIVKEIMGLRKKFDTSIIMVTHNLGVAAYISDKIIVMQNGKIVDAGNKNEVIENPKSEYTKKLLEAVPEIGGERLV
- a CDS encoding ABC transporter ATP-binding protein, with the protein product MSNINDVILETKNLTKIYEKSNDKKVVACNKVNLKIHKGKTLGIVGESGSGKTTLVNMLMDLEKPTSGEILYHGRDISKFTKQEVWENRQNIQIVFQDPWSAFNPKMNVMQILTEPLMNYGRLKRSERKQKAIELLKMVDLPEEFVTKYPQNMSGGQRQRLGIARAISLEPEILICDEATSALDVSIQKNIVELLVRLQKEKNITMIFICHDIALIESFAHEIVVMYHGDVVEVIEGGQISEKAKHPYTKSLLSAIFPVRGEMVEVK
- a CDS encoding MarR family winged helix-turn-helix transcriptional regulator codes for the protein MFTSKYKDNSEKSTGLLFMRVYNKWHSIIKKELKKMNLTHPQFVVLASLAYLSQNDNEITQIMISKLAGIDVMTISQILSLLEKNDFVKRKEHSKDTRAKAVILSKKGEEVLQKAVPLVEQIDEVFFGKLDRDEKQFKHFLARLNEE
- a CDS encoding SRPBCC family protein gives rise to the protein MEFSFSLKIKAKKEDAWEYYANIEKWYDWEKDLKNITLKGEFKTGSYGTMELEGMPPMEYKLTLVKPFEEFWDKTETPLGDILFGHQIIDNNDGSVNIKHTVILDSEDEKHLEFLSQVFSDVPQSIFILKNFLER